The Burkholderia ambifaria AMMD genome has a segment encoding these proteins:
- a CDS encoding H-NS family nucleoid-associated regulatory protein, which yields MQLQELQAQLAELDRRIQTARRRERDAALVQVRQLVKDYALTAREIFGQGYSDRAKLFTIGAKYRDPATGATWSGRGREPAWIAGRDRAAFLIRE from the coding sequence ATGCAACTGCAAGAACTGCAAGCCCAACTCGCGGAACTCGATCGACGCATCCAGACGGCACGTCGCCGCGAACGCGATGCGGCACTGGTGCAGGTGCGCCAGCTTGTGAAGGACTATGCGCTGACCGCGCGGGAAATTTTCGGGCAGGGCTACAGCGATCGCGCGAAGCTGTTCACGATCGGCGCGAAATATCGCGATCCGGCGACGGGCGCCACGTGGAGCGGCCGCGGTCGCGAACCCGCGTGGATCGCCGGCCGCGACCGTGCCGCGTTCCTGATCCGGGAATAA
- a CDS encoding metal-dependent hydrolase has product MASHNAHHASGFAAGVAAAVLVAQTGATGPWHTGLLAAFVAGVAGGTAPDWLEVAWWTRKRRLWITHRTVTHWGIGWIALLALGWHGLTHHPHPLWAAPLFGFACGGVMHLLADWPNPLGVPWIWRRHSLNLWNSGHCDLIIVAAAWGGTLWLVQSLWTRAPFLEHWLGWLHRV; this is encoded by the coding sequence ATGGCATCACACAATGCGCATCACGCGTCCGGCTTCGCGGCCGGCGTCGCCGCCGCCGTCCTCGTCGCCCAAACCGGCGCGACCGGCCCCTGGCACACTGGCCTGCTCGCCGCGTTCGTGGCCGGCGTCGCGGGCGGCACCGCGCCCGACTGGCTCGAAGTCGCATGGTGGACCCGCAAGCGCCGCCTGTGGATCACGCACCGCACCGTCACGCACTGGGGCATCGGCTGGATCGCGCTGCTCGCGCTCGGCTGGCACGGGCTCACGCATCATCCGCATCCGCTGTGGGCCGCGCCGCTGTTCGGCTTCGCGTGCGGCGGCGTGATGCACCTGCTCGCGGACTGGCCGAATCCGCTCGGCGTGCCGTGGATCTGGCGGCGTCACTCGCTGAATCTGTGGAACAGCGGACACTGCGACCTGATCATCGTCGCCGCTGCATGGGGCGGCACGCTGTGGCTCGTGCAGTCGCTGTGGACGCGCGCACCATTCCTCGAACACTGGCTCGGCTGGCTGCATCGCGTGTAA
- a CDS encoding phosphopantetheine-binding protein: MDTLKLQIKQLLIEMLDLSDMTVDDIDDDAPLFSTDGIGLDSVDALEVGIMLRKKFQLTIAANDERTKAHFRSINTLAAFIAEQQSHQASQEAVLEKGSHS; encoded by the coding sequence ATGGATACTTTAAAACTGCAAATTAAGCAGCTTCTGATCGAGATGCTCGATCTCAGCGACATGACGGTGGACGATATCGATGACGATGCGCCGCTGTTCTCGACCGACGGAATCGGCCTCGATTCCGTCGATGCGCTCGAAGTCGGCATCATGCTGCGCAAGAAGTTTCAATTGACGATCGCCGCGAACGACGAGCGTACGAAAGCGCATTTTCGGTCGATCAACACACTGGCGGCATTCATTGCCGAGCAGCAGTCGCATCAGGCATCGCAAGAAGCCGTGCTGGAAAAGGGGAGTCACTCGTGA
- a CDS encoding acyl carrier protein, with translation MTDAEILERIRAIFHENFAIEPERVTPETHLFEELDLDSIDAVDLAIKLQEMTGKRIKPEEFKSVRTVGDVIAAVHALLARA, from the coding sequence GTGACCGACGCAGAAATCCTGGAGCGCATCCGCGCCATTTTTCACGAGAATTTCGCGATCGAGCCGGAGCGCGTGACACCTGAAACGCACCTGTTCGAAGAGCTCGACCTGGACAGCATCGACGCGGTCGATCTGGCCATCAAGCTTCAGGAAATGACGGGCAAGCGCATCAAGCCCGAGGAATTCAAGTCGGTGCGCACCGTCGGCGATGTCATCGCCGCGGTTCACGCGTTGCTCGCGCGCGCATGA
- the ggt gene encoding gamma-glutamyltransferase encodes MTTLNRFKTSAVVLATVAGVGFLPNAPAYAKGPQPAVLTSSAVAVADKYSADAAERIFKEGGNAIDAAVAIAFTLAVTYPEAGNIGGGGFMTIYKDGKPYFIDYRERAPLAATKDMYLDKEGNVVKGMSLYGPRAAGVPGTVAGMWEAQKRFGKLKWKQVLAPAIHYARDGFMVDEQLAQRGVDASKEFGGKTNFDKYFSGMKAGTNFKQPDLADVLTRIANGGAEGFYKGKTAELIAASMKTGDGNGLITTEDLAQYRAVWRQPVQAKWNGYDVITAPPPSSGGIGLVQLLKMKADLKKDFDGVALNSPQYIHLVAEIEKRVFADRAQYLGDPDFYKVPIAQLTADSYIAKRAAEVNPKEPSDTKSVQPGLGTSMPEKAETTHFSVVDKWGNAVSNTYTINGYFGSGVIADGTGIVLNDEMDDFSAKPGVANMFGVVGSDANAIEPKKRPLSSMSPTIMTKDGKVSLVIGTPGGSRIFTSIFQVINNIYDFKMPLKDAVGAMRFHHQLLPPNTIFWEPYHPIEGELAKQIEARGYTLKGQDFSGDIQVIKIDGKTPEAMADPRGRGVTRIIR; translated from the coding sequence ATGACTACGCTGAATCGCTTCAAAACATCCGCCGTCGTGCTCGCGACGGTGGCCGGCGTCGGTTTCCTGCCGAACGCGCCTGCCTATGCGAAGGGTCCGCAGCCGGCGGTCCTGACGAGTTCGGCAGTCGCGGTGGCCGACAAGTACAGCGCGGATGCCGCGGAGCGGATCTTCAAGGAAGGCGGCAACGCGATCGACGCGGCCGTCGCGATCGCGTTCACGCTTGCCGTCACGTATCCGGAGGCCGGCAACATCGGCGGCGGCGGCTTCATGACGATCTACAAGGACGGCAAGCCGTACTTCATCGACTACCGCGAGCGCGCGCCGCTCGCCGCGACGAAGGACATGTACCTCGACAAGGAGGGCAACGTCGTCAAGGGCATGAGTCTGTACGGCCCGCGCGCGGCCGGCGTGCCGGGCACGGTCGCGGGGATGTGGGAAGCGCAGAAGCGCTTCGGCAAGCTGAAATGGAAGCAGGTGCTCGCGCCGGCGATCCACTATGCGCGCGACGGCTTCATGGTCGACGAGCAACTGGCGCAGCGCGGCGTCGACGCGTCGAAGGAGTTCGGCGGCAAGACCAACTTCGACAAGTACTTCTCCGGAATGAAGGCGGGCACGAACTTCAAGCAGCCCGATCTCGCCGACGTGCTCACGCGGATCGCGAACGGCGGCGCGGAAGGTTTCTACAAGGGCAAGACGGCCGAGCTGATCGCGGCTTCGATGAAGACCGGCGACGGCAACGGGCTGATCACGACCGAGGATCTCGCGCAATACCGCGCGGTGTGGCGCCAGCCGGTGCAGGCGAAGTGGAACGGCTATGACGTGATCACCGCGCCGCCTCCGAGTTCGGGCGGCATCGGCCTCGTGCAGTTGCTGAAGATGAAGGCCGATCTGAAGAAGGACTTCGACGGCGTGGCGCTCAACTCGCCGCAGTACATCCATCTGGTCGCGGAAATCGAGAAGCGCGTGTTCGCCGATCGCGCGCAATACCTCGGCGATCCCGATTTCTACAAGGTGCCGATCGCGCAGCTCACCGCCGACTCGTACATCGCGAAGCGTGCGGCCGAGGTCAATCCGAAGGAGCCGTCGGACACGAAGAGCGTACAGCCGGGGCTCGGCACGTCGATGCCGGAGAAGGCCGAAACGACGCACTTCTCGGTCGTCGACAAGTGGGGCAACGCGGTATCGAACACGTACACAATCAACGGCTATTTCGGTTCGGGCGTGATCGCCGACGGCACCGGTATCGTGCTGAACGACGAGATGGACGACTTCTCCGCGAAGCCGGGCGTCGCGAACATGTTCGGCGTGGTCGGCAGCGATGCGAACGCGATCGAGCCGAAGAAGCGTCCGCTGTCGTCGATGTCGCCGACCATCATGACGAAGGACGGCAAGGTATCGCTCGTGATCGGCACGCCGGGCGGCTCGCGCATCTTCACGTCGATCTTCCAGGTGATCAACAACATCTACGACTTCAAGATGCCGTTGAAGGACGCGGTCGGCGCGATGCGTTTCCACCACCAGCTGCTGCCGCCGAACACGATCTTCTGGGAGCCGTACCATCCGATCGAAGGCGAGCTCGCGAAGCAGATCGAGGCGCGCGGCTACACGCTGAAGGGGCAGGACTTCAGCGGCGATATCCAGGTGATCAAGATCGACGGCAAGACGCCGGAGGCGATGGCCGATCCGCGCGGGCGCGGCGTCACGCGGATCATTCGCTGA
- a CDS encoding AMP-binding protein, with protein sequence MIALHEMLCAAADSETTVCRDGADALTLGDWRARVDAIARTLDASGARRVAICTDDPYDFACAFFAVAAVQGEIVIPASNAPGYLGDLAHAYDLVLDAPALAACGHGTEREPAISVRPIDATAPVTLYTSGSSGIAKPVRKSLAQLDAEVRTLQREWADRIGAAVTLSSVPHHHIYGLLFRILWPLAAGRAFDRAAVLEPLQLQQRLVEYGGGVVVSTPSQLMRWPALSGFPMQAPAPCAFFSSGGPLPADAAAAYANAFGAAPLEIFGSTETGGIAWRRQDVSHAWQPLKGVDVRCDDEGVLCVRSAHLGHDRWHRTDDTARFDALGRFALAGRRDRVIKLDGKRVSLPELETRILAHEYVEQAAAVVVDGATRPHVGVVAVLSAAGRDALAEHGRIAVATTLRHALGAYFDAAALPRYWRFRHAMPFDVRGKLPAAALAAAFTATPEGFELLASWRSDDALHYELRVPPTLAHFDGHFPGLPILPGVVQIDWAARLAGREMPAVREIRSIEHLKFKAPVPPGAVLALRLAHDPVRGHTRFAFRCGGRECTSGVLVYGAAAA encoded by the coding sequence ATGATCGCGCTGCACGAGATGCTGTGTGCCGCGGCGGATAGCGAAACGACAGTCTGCCGCGACGGCGCCGACGCGCTGACGCTCGGCGATTGGCGTGCGCGCGTGGACGCCATTGCACGGACGCTCGACGCGAGCGGCGCGCGACGGGTCGCGATCTGCACGGACGATCCGTACGACTTCGCGTGCGCGTTCTTCGCGGTCGCGGCGGTGCAGGGCGAAATCGTGATTCCGGCCAGCAACGCGCCCGGCTATCTCGGCGATCTGGCCCATGCATACGACCTGGTGCTGGATGCGCCGGCATTGGCCGCGTGCGGGCACGGCACGGAGCGCGAACCTGCCATCTCCGTCCGCCCAATTGACGCGACGGCCCCAGTGACGCTCTATACGTCCGGCAGCAGCGGCATCGCGAAGCCGGTGCGGAAGTCGCTCGCGCAGCTCGATGCCGAAGTGCGCACGCTGCAGCGCGAATGGGCCGACCGGATCGGCGCGGCAGTGACGCTGTCGAGCGTGCCGCATCACCACATCTACGGACTGCTGTTCAGGATCCTGTGGCCGTTGGCGGCGGGCCGCGCGTTCGACCGGGCAGCGGTGCTCGAGCCGTTGCAACTGCAGCAGCGGCTTGTCGAATACGGCGGCGGTGTCGTGGTCTCGACGCCGTCACAACTGATGCGCTGGCCCGCGTTGTCCGGTTTTCCGATGCAAGCGCCCGCGCCGTGCGCGTTCTTCTCGTCGGGCGGCCCGCTGCCGGCCGATGCGGCAGCGGCCTATGCGAACGCGTTCGGCGCGGCGCCGCTCGAGATCTTCGGCAGCACCGAAACCGGCGGTATCGCGTGGCGGCGTCAGGACGTCTCGCACGCATGGCAGCCGTTGAAGGGCGTTGACGTGCGCTGCGACGACGAAGGCGTACTGTGCGTTCGCTCCGCGCATCTCGGCCACGATCGCTGGCACCGCACCGACGACACCGCGCGATTCGACGCGCTGGGCCGCTTCGCGCTCGCGGGACGGCGCGATCGCGTGATCAAGCTCGACGGCAAGCGCGTGTCGTTGCCGGAGCTCGAGACGCGGATACTCGCGCACGAGTATGTCGAGCAGGCGGCCGCGGTGGTCGTCGACGGCGCGACGCGGCCACACGTGGGCGTCGTCGCGGTGTTGAGCGCGGCGGGGCGGGACGCGCTGGCGGAGCACGGGCGGATTGCCGTCGCCACGACGTTGCGGCATGCGCTCGGCGCCTATTTCGACGCGGCCGCCTTGCCGCGCTACTGGCGATTCCGCCACGCGATGCCGTTCGATGTGCGCGGGAAGCTGCCCGCTGCCGCGCTGGCGGCGGCCTTTACGGCCACGCCGGAGGGCTTCGAGCTGCTCGCGTCGTGGCGCAGCGACGACGCGTTGCATTACGAGCTGCGCGTGCCGCCCACGCTCGCGCATTTCGACGGGCATTTTCCCGGGCTGCCCATCCTGCCCGGGGTCGTGCAGATCGACTGGGCCGCACGCCTTGCCGGCCGCGAGATGCCGGCCGTGCGGGAAATCCGTTCGATCGAACACCTGAAGTTCAAGGCACCCGTGCCGCCCGGCGCCGTGCTGGCGCTGCGTCTCGCGCATGATCCGGTACGCGGCCACACGCGCTTCGCGTTCCGGTGCGGCGGCCGGGAATGCACGTCGGGCGTGCTGGTATACGGCGCGGCGGCGGCATGA
- a CDS encoding beta-ketoacyl synthase chain length factor, which yields MADLHWTMPIARWTSISTAGVPGVEALDPMVRRRLSRLSRLALQAAYDCAGAENPLRMVFASRHGELTRTTGILSDIGAAEPVSPTAFSLSVLNAVTGIFGIARRDRSPATAIAAGHETLGYALLEAFSQYDTSPASPVLLVHAHEPADAVYGDIDDDPESVGLAVLLGADEPVGYLSCEMAVDGASDTHVADDAANTQSAAVLRCLSARTTASWRGEHAFWRWSWHDRAA from the coding sequence ATGGCCGATTTGCATTGGACCATGCCAATCGCCAGATGGACGTCGATTTCGACCGCGGGGGTGCCGGGCGTCGAAGCCCTCGATCCGATGGTGCGTCGCCGCTTGAGCCGGCTGTCGCGTCTCGCGCTTCAGGCTGCGTATGATTGCGCCGGAGCGGAAAATCCGTTGCGGATGGTATTCGCGTCGCGCCATGGCGAACTGACGCGCACCACCGGCATTCTCTCCGACATCGGCGCCGCGGAACCCGTCTCTCCGACGGCCTTCAGTCTTTCCGTTCTCAATGCGGTCACGGGCATATTCGGGATCGCAAGGCGCGACCGATCGCCCGCGACCGCGATCGCGGCCGGCCATGAAACCCTCGGCTACGCGTTGCTCGAAGCATTTTCCCAATACGACACGTCGCCGGCATCGCCGGTGTTGCTCGTCCATGCGCACGAGCCGGCCGACGCTGTATACGGCGATATCGACGACGACCCGGAGAGTGTCGGGCTTGCCGTGCTGCTTGGCGCCGATGAGCCTGTCGGCTATCTGAGCTGCGAAATGGCGGTCGACGGCGCGAGCGACACGCATGTTGCCGACGACGCGGCGAATACGCAAAGCGCGGCGGTGCTGCGCTGCCTGTCGGCGCGCACGACGGCGTCATGGCGTGGCGAACACGCATTCTGGCGATGGAGCTGGCATGATCGCGCGGCTTGA
- the ppk2 gene encoding polyphosphate kinase 2: MEDNDTRTETDDLTDMASGESRRHHFEEDLVDAYDEELEMELDDRRFDSGEDLLFSPERREARKQYFRELFRLQGELVKLQDWVVSTGHRLVVIFEGRDAAGKGGAIKRITQRLNPRVCRVAALPAPNNRERTQWYFQRYVAHLPAGGEIVLFDRSWYNRAGVERVMNFCTDDEYEEFFRSVPEFEKMLARSGIQIVKYWFSITDREQEVRFQNRIQDPLKQWKLSPMDLESRRRWEAYTAAKEEMLQRTHIPEAPWWVVQAVDKKRARLNCISHLLTQVPYHEVPRPTIDLPQREHHEDYIRRPVPDSMIVPDVY; encoded by the coding sequence ATGGAAGATAACGATACCCGCACCGAGACCGACGACCTCACCGATATGGCATCGGGCGAGTCGCGCCGGCACCATTTCGAGGAAGACCTCGTCGACGCGTACGACGAAGAACTCGAAATGGAGCTTGACGACCGCCGTTTCGATAGCGGCGAGGATCTGCTGTTCTCGCCGGAGCGCCGCGAAGCGCGCAAGCAGTATTTCCGCGAGCTGTTCCGGCTGCAGGGCGAACTCGTGAAGCTGCAGGACTGGGTCGTGAGCACCGGGCACCGCCTCGTCGTGATTTTCGAGGGGCGCGACGCGGCAGGCAAGGGCGGCGCGATCAAGCGCATCACGCAGCGCCTGAACCCGCGCGTGTGCCGCGTGGCGGCGCTGCCCGCGCCGAACAACCGCGAGCGCACGCAATGGTATTTCCAGCGCTATGTCGCGCATCTGCCGGCCGGCGGCGAAATCGTGCTGTTCGATCGCAGCTGGTACAACCGCGCGGGCGTCGAGCGCGTGATGAATTTCTGTACCGACGACGAGTACGAGGAATTTTTCCGTTCCGTACCCGAATTCGAGAAGATGCTGGCGCGTAGCGGCATCCAGATCGTCAAGTACTGGTTCTCGATCACCGATCGCGAGCAGGAAGTGCGCTTCCAGAACCGGATCCAGGATCCGCTGAAGCAGTGGAAGCTGAGCCCGATGGACCTGGAGAGCCGCCGCCGCTGGGAAGCCTATACGGCCGCCAAGGAAGAAATGCTGCAGCGCACGCATATCCCCGAAGCCCCGTGGTGGGTCGTGCAGGCGGTCGACAAGAAGCGCGCGCGCCTGAACTGCATCAGCCATCTGCTGACCCAGGTGCCGTATCACGAGGTGCCGCGCCCGACGATCGATCTGCCGCAGCGCGAGCATCACGAGGACTACATTCGTCGTCCGGTGCCGGACAGCATGATCGTCCCGGACGTTTATTGA
- a CDS encoding lysophospholipid acyltransferase family protein encodes MIARLDYGWRLFATGMSLAFFAFCGSVFSVLAIVVGALWPHRRSRQRCVTLVIHHFFRVLVALLQRMGVMKLELSGVERLANGGPAIVVANHPTWLDVMVLLSLTPKACCVVKRGHWGNPCFWGIVRAAEYVSNADAVGLVEAGARQLAAGYTMIVFPEGTRSPGDNRLHAFSRGFAHMALQSRSRIQPVLIDCDPPVFTKTLQWYHVPSRAFRMRIDVLEPMDPNRLASDVTSPSIAARSIAREVEGHITQSLFQHGYFKTAN; translated from the coding sequence ATGATCGCGCGGCTTGACTACGGCTGGCGCCTGTTCGCGACCGGCATGAGCCTGGCATTCTTTGCGTTTTGCGGATCGGTGTTCTCGGTGCTGGCGATCGTCGTCGGCGCGCTGTGGCCGCATCGGCGCTCGCGCCAGCGTTGCGTGACGCTCGTGATCCACCATTTCTTCCGCGTGCTGGTCGCGCTGCTGCAGCGCATGGGCGTGATGAAGCTCGAGTTGAGCGGCGTCGAGCGTCTCGCCAACGGCGGCCCCGCAATCGTCGTCGCCAATCATCCGACCTGGCTCGACGTCATGGTGCTGCTGTCGCTGACGCCGAAGGCCTGCTGCGTGGTCAAGCGCGGCCACTGGGGCAACCCGTGTTTCTGGGGCATCGTCCGTGCAGCCGAATACGTGAGCAATGCCGATGCCGTCGGTCTCGTCGAGGCCGGGGCACGGCAACTGGCGGCGGGCTACACGATGATCGTCTTCCCCGAAGGCACGCGCAGCCCCGGTGACAATCGTCTGCATGCGTTCTCGCGCGGCTTCGCGCATATGGCGCTACAGTCGCGCAGCCGGATCCAGCCGGTGCTGATCGATTGCGATCCGCCGGTATTCACCAAGACCCTGCAGTGGTATCACGTGCCGTCTCGTGCGTTTCGCATGCGCATCGACGTGCTGGAGCCGATGGATCCGAACCGGCTGGCGTCGGACGTGACGTCGCCGTCGATTGCCGCTCGCAGTATTGCCCGCGAGGTGGAAGGGCATATTACTCAAAGCCTGTTTCAGCATGGATACTTTAAAACTGCAAATTAA
- a CDS encoding glycosyltransferase family 2 protein — MSDTCIVIPIYNHRDAIGGTLARLVVHGLPILVVDDGSDEPTRRVLATLAAQYADSVTLLRLPVNGGKGAAVMAGMRAARARGYRHAIQIDADGQHDADDVPKFVAAAQAEPDAVILGRPRFDDSVPKARLYGRYLTHVWVWIETLSLDIPDAMCGFRLYPVDAVCELIDTVSMPTRMAFDSEILVRLHWRGLAFRTIATRVVYPADGVSHFDVWRDNVRISASHTRLVAGMLVRAPMLLTRRLIGRRAAPPTARTRAWWRMPERGSRIGMALLALSCRWFGKDFTSLWLHPIVGYFVLTNRTARTASHAYIARLRDAQAAAVPKPGWRSAYRHMLAFAQAGFDKFVAWSGRLDELDVRFDDSSAFDALAASGRGALVIGAHLGNLEMTRALALRDAHTKVTAIVYTEHAKRFTGVLAGANQAFGKQLVEVSDFGPDTAMMMQSRIDAGELLVIVGDRVPPHDSGKTVDARFLDAQAPFAQGPYILAHALGCPVYLFFCLKEQRGYRLYFESFADRIELPRRERASHVAQWAQRYAARLEHYCRKAPYQWFNFFDFWARPDGGPRGRA, encoded by the coding sequence ATGAGCGACACCTGCATCGTCATCCCGATCTACAACCATCGCGATGCGATCGGGGGCACGCTGGCGCGCCTGGTCGTGCACGGCCTGCCGATTCTGGTAGTCGACGATGGCAGCGATGAGCCGACCCGGCGGGTGCTCGCCACGCTTGCCGCGCAGTATGCCGATTCCGTGACGTTGCTGCGGTTGCCCGTCAACGGTGGAAAGGGTGCGGCCGTCATGGCCGGCATGCGTGCCGCGCGCGCACGGGGATACCGGCATGCGATCCAGATCGATGCCGATGGCCAGCACGATGCCGACGACGTGCCGAAGTTCGTCGCGGCCGCCCAGGCCGAGCCGGACGCCGTGATTCTCGGGCGGCCACGTTTCGACGACAGCGTACCGAAGGCGCGTCTGTACGGCCGCTATCTCACGCACGTGTGGGTATGGATCGAAACGCTGTCGCTGGACATTCCCGATGCGATGTGCGGGTTTCGTCTGTATCCGGTCGATGCCGTCTGCGAACTGATCGACACGGTATCGATGCCGACGCGGATGGCTTTCGACAGCGAGATCCTGGTCAGGCTGCACTGGCGAGGCCTGGCGTTCAGGACGATCGCGACGCGCGTCGTCTACCCGGCCGACGGCGTGTCGCATTTCGACGTCTGGCGCGACAACGTGCGCATCAGCGCGAGCCACACGCGGCTCGTCGCCGGGATGCTCGTGCGCGCGCCGATGCTGCTGACGCGCCGGCTCATCGGTCGGCGCGCCGCGCCGCCGACGGCGCGCACGCGCGCATGGTGGCGCATGCCGGAACGCGGCAGCCGGATCGGCATGGCGTTGCTGGCCCTGAGCTGCCGCTGGTTCGGCAAGGATTTCACGTCGCTCTGGCTGCATCCGATCGTCGGCTATTTCGTGCTGACGAACCGCACGGCGCGCACCGCGTCGCATGCGTACATCGCGCGCCTGCGCGACGCGCAAGCGGCGGCCGTGCCGAAGCCGGGATGGCGCAGTGCGTATCGGCACATGCTTGCCTTTGCGCAGGCGGGATTCGATAAGTTCGTCGCATGGTCCGGCCGTCTCGACGAACTCGACGTGCGCTTCGACGATTCATCTGCATTCGATGCGCTCGCCGCGAGCGGGCGCGGTGCGCTCGTGATCGGCGCGCATCTGGGCAACCTCGAGATGACACGCGCGCTTGCGCTGCGCGATGCGCACACGAAGGTGACGGCGATCGTCTATACCGAACACGCGAAGCGCTTTACGGGTGTGCTGGCCGGCGCGAACCAGGCATTCGGCAAGCAACTCGTCGAGGTATCGGACTTCGGGCCGGATACGGCGATGATGATGCAGTCGCGGATCGATGCGGGCGAGCTGCTCGTGATCGTCGGCGACCGCGTGCCGCCGCATGATTCGGGGAAAACGGTCGACGCCCGTTTTCTCGACGCGCAGGCCCCGTTCGCGCAGGGCCCGTACATCCTCGCCCATGCGCTTGGCTGTCCGGTCTACCTGTTCTTCTGCCTGAAGGAGCAGCGCGGCTACCGGCTCTATTTCGAGTCGTTCGCAGACCGAATCGAACTGCCGCGCCGCGAGCGCGCGAGTCACGTCGCGCAATGGGCGCAGCGCTATGCCGCGCGGCTCGAACACTATTGCCGCAAGGCTCCCTATCAATGGTTCAACTTCTTCGATTTCTGGGCGCGGCCCGATGGAGGTCCGCGTGGCCGAGCATGA
- a CDS encoding IMPACT family protein, giving the protein MSYSLATEYTRELEIRKSRFIAHAIPVDDRDAAMQALQRLRDAHPAATHVCWALLAGGQSGMSDDGEPSGTAGRPILEVLRHHDLDGVLGAVVRYYGGVKLGAGGLVRAYTDAIASALLDAERVERIRHTRFAIEIGYPDEARVRRWIEQAGYELADSAYGMTVKLVIKLPETAEGAAKAELFDLTQGRSGFPDL; this is encoded by the coding sequence ATGAGTTATTCGCTCGCCACCGAATACACCCGCGAGCTCGAAATCCGCAAGAGCCGCTTCATCGCACATGCGATCCCCGTCGACGACCGCGACGCCGCGATGCAGGCGCTGCAGCGCCTGCGTGACGCGCACCCCGCGGCCACCCACGTCTGCTGGGCGCTGCTCGCCGGCGGCCAGTCCGGCATGTCGGACGACGGCGAGCCCTCGGGCACCGCCGGCCGGCCGATCCTCGAGGTGCTGCGCCATCACGATCTCGACGGCGTGCTCGGCGCGGTCGTCCGCTATTACGGCGGCGTGAAGCTCGGCGCAGGCGGCCTGGTGCGCGCCTATACGGACGCGATCGCCTCCGCGCTGCTCGACGCCGAGCGCGTCGAACGCATTCGCCACACGCGGTTCGCGATCGAAATCGGCTATCCGGACGAAGCGCGCGTGCGCCGCTGGATCGAGCAGGCGGGTTATGAACTGGCGGACAGTGCGTACGGGATGACGGTGAAGCTCGTGATCAAGCTGCCGGAAACGGCCGAAGGGGCGGCGAAAGCCGAGCTGTTCGACCTGACGCAGGGGCGTTCGGGCTTTCCTGACCTGTGA
- a CDS encoding membrane protein, giving the protein MTMAMTGTRATTGTGLPRWASVAARAVLFVAYPLVILFAWQSMSPRYVGCLLFALLWLQRTVGKGTLTKALRRLTTLDWCVAGALTALSVAIAVTDSERLLHLYPACVSAGLLVAFGATLRRGPTMIEKFARSTYPEPSPEIVRYTRRVTQVWCVFFIVNGGFSVYTALYWSRASWALYNGFVAYLLIGALLAGEWLWRSVVIAPRRKRTGVA; this is encoded by the coding sequence ATGACGATGGCGATGACGGGCACGCGGGCGACGACCGGCACCGGCTTGCCACGCTGGGCAAGCGTGGCGGCCAGGGCGGTGCTGTTTGTCGCGTATCCGCTCGTCATCCTGTTTGCGTGGCAAAGCATGTCGCCGCGCTACGTCGGTTGCCTGCTCTTCGCATTGCTGTGGCTTCAGCGCACGGTCGGCAAGGGCACGCTCACGAAGGCGCTGCGGCGGCTCACGACGCTCGACTGGTGCGTGGCCGGTGCATTGACCGCGTTGTCCGTCGCGATTGCCGTGACGGACAGCGAACGTCTTCTTCATCTCTATCCTGCATGTGTGAGTGCCGGCTTGCTGGTCGCGTTCGGCGCGACGCTGCGGCGCGGTCCGACGATGATCGAAAAATTCGCACGATCGACCTATCCCGAGCCGAGTCCGGAAATCGTCCGCTACACGCGGCGCGTCACACAGGTGTGGTGCGTATTCTTCATCGTGAACGGCGGCTTTTCGGTCTACACGGCGTTGTACTGGAGCCGTGCATCATGGGCCCTTTACAACGGCTTCGTCGCGTACCTGCTGATCGGTGCGTTGCTTGCGGGCGAGTGGCTGTGGCGCAGCGTTGTCATCGCTCCCAGACGAAAGCGCACGGGTGTCGCATGA